The Haladaptatus cibarius D43 genome window below encodes:
- a CDS encoding PGF-CTERM-anchored ABC transporter substrate-binding protein, producing the protein MKQLLLSAMLVVATLFGGIAVGPVGVAGAQENCSFPVTETDATGTEVTIEEEPQRIVTLSPSASQTMWEIGAQEKVVGVTKFSTYLDGANSKANVSGAGMTAVVPEKVVAQNPDLVLAPNVIPEQTVQTLRDAGLTVYKFEESESIEDIYAKTELTGQLAGECDGAAETVSWMKDRVNTVEQAVSNEDSPKVMYVMSGGFTAGEGTFINKIIETAGGTNVAAEADISGYKQISNEVVVQQQPDWFIVSAGMEVPNAYSETPAAQQNQTISLNSNYASQPAPRIVHPITKLAKTLHPEAYEQANVTTTTETGDETMTTTESMDGTTGETTTESGGQPGFGGVGAVVAGALAVVTLLARRE; encoded by the coding sequence ATGAAACAACTGCTGTTGTCGGCGATGCTCGTCGTCGCAACGCTCTTTGGCGGTATCGCGGTCGGCCCTGTCGGTGTCGCAGGGGCACAAGAAAACTGCTCGTTCCCGGTAACGGAAACTGACGCGACGGGAACCGAGGTGACGATTGAAGAGGAACCACAGCGAATCGTCACGCTCTCACCGAGTGCGTCCCAGACGATGTGGGAAATCGGTGCCCAAGAGAAAGTCGTCGGCGTGACGAAGTTCTCGACGTATCTCGATGGCGCGAACTCGAAAGCGAACGTCTCGGGTGCCGGAATGACCGCAGTCGTGCCGGAAAAGGTCGTCGCGCAGAATCCCGACTTGGTTCTCGCACCGAACGTCATTCCCGAACAGACAGTCCAGACACTGCGAGACGCAGGACTGACGGTGTACAAGTTCGAAGAATCGGAGTCCATCGAGGACATCTACGCGAAAACCGAACTGACGGGCCAACTTGCGGGCGAATGTGACGGCGCGGCGGAAACCGTTTCGTGGATGAAAGACCGCGTGAACACGGTCGAACAGGCGGTTTCCAACGAGGACAGCCCGAAAGTGATGTACGTCATGAGCGGCGGATTCACCGCCGGAGAGGGAACCTTCATCAACAAAATCATCGAAACCGCTGGCGGGACGAACGTCGCCGCTGAGGCCGACATTTCCGGCTACAAACAGATTAGCAACGAAGTCGTCGTCCAACAGCAACCGGACTGGTTCATCGTCTCCGCGGGGATGGAAGTGCCGAACGCGTACAGCGAGACGCCTGCCGCACAGCAGAATCAGACCATCTCGCTGAACTCGAACTACGCGAGCCAACCCGCGCCGCGAATCGTCCACCCCATTACGAAACTAGCGAAGACGCTCCACCCCGAAGCCTACGAACAGGCGAACGTGACCACGACGACAGAAACGGGCGACGAAACGATGACTACGACCGAATCGATGGATGGTACGACCGGTGAAACGACCACGGAATCCGGCGGGCAACCCGGATTCGGTGGCGTCGGTGCGGTCGTCGCGGGCGCACTCGCAGTCGTCACGCTTCTCGCTCGCAGAGAGTGA
- the srp19 gene encoding signal recognition particle subunit SRP19, with protein sequence MVEKVIWPAYLDAALTRSQGRRVPEASAVEEPTVDEIARAVQQVGYDTVIERDKAYSREGWEERGRVLVKNADDSSKNDLIQAVAAYVTAMRN encoded by the coding sequence ATGGTCGAAAAAGTCATCTGGCCCGCGTACCTCGACGCGGCGTTGACTCGCAGTCAGGGACGGCGGGTGCCGGAAGCGTCCGCCGTGGAGGAACCGACGGTCGATGAAATCGCTCGGGCCGTCCAACAGGTTGGCTACGACACTGTCATCGAACGCGACAAAGCCTACTCCCGCGAGGGATGGGAAGAGCGCGGTCGCGTCCTCGTCAAGAACGCGGACGATTCGTCGAAAAACGACCTCATTCAGGCCGTCGCCGCATACGTCACGGCCATGCGAAACTGA
- a CDS encoding H/ACA ribonucleoprotein complex subunit GAR1, with protein MHRLGEVVRTAQNLAIVQSPSEDYPDIGTMVVDESLQTVGRVVDVFGPVSQPYVAVSPDEDTRLAMLVGSKLYAR; from the coding sequence ATGCACAGATTGGGAGAAGTCGTTCGAACGGCACAGAACCTCGCCATCGTGCAATCGCCGAGCGAGGACTACCCGGATATCGGAACCATGGTCGTGGACGAAAGCCTCCAAACCGTCGGCAGAGTGGTTGACGTGTTCGGCCCGGTTTCACAACCCTACGTGGCGGTTTCGCCCGACGAGGACACGCGGCTTGCGATGTTGGTCGGGTCGAAACTGTACGCTCGATAA
- the fen gene encoding flap endonuclease-1 has product MGNSALRQLASLEEVSFDDIEGSLVAIDAHNWLYRYLTTTVKWTRDEVYTTDDGTEVANLVGVVQGLPKFFEHDLTPVFVFDGQVTDLKSDEIESRREQREKLEDQLEDAREAGDAVEVARLDAHTQRLTPVIQETTRELLEHLDVPIVEAPFEGEAQAAHMARTGAVDYAGTEDYDALLLGAPKTLRQLTSKGDPELMDFDATLEDHDITWEQLVDIAILCGTDFNEGISGVGPKTALKGVKEHGDLFGVLEKRDEDIPNVDTIREMFLNPEVTDDYEFDAEMNPDIDAAREYVTEEWKVHADEVERGFERIEESTTQTGLDQWS; this is encoded by the coding sequence ATGGGAAACTCCGCACTCCGACAACTCGCGTCGCTCGAAGAGGTTAGCTTCGACGACATCGAAGGCTCGCTCGTCGCCATCGACGCGCACAACTGGCTCTATCGGTATCTCACGACGACGGTGAAGTGGACGCGCGACGAGGTGTACACCACCGACGACGGCACCGAGGTGGCCAACCTCGTCGGCGTGGTGCAAGGTCTGCCCAAATTCTTCGAGCACGATTTGACGCCCGTCTTCGTCTTCGACGGGCAGGTGACCGACCTCAAAAGCGACGAAATCGAGAGTCGGCGCGAACAGCGAGAGAAACTGGAAGACCAACTCGAAGACGCGAGAGAGGCGGGCGACGCCGTCGAAGTCGCCCGTCTCGACGCGCACACCCAGCGGCTCACGCCGGTCATTCAGGAAACCACCCGCGAACTGCTCGAACACTTGGACGTGCCGATCGTCGAAGCTCCGTTCGAGGGCGAAGCGCAGGCGGCGCACATGGCCCGAACCGGCGCGGTCGATTACGCCGGAACCGAGGATTACGATGCCCTGCTTCTCGGTGCCCCCAAAACCCTCCGGCAACTCACCAGTAAGGGCGACCCGGAACTGATGGACTTCGACGCCACGCTCGAAGACCACGACATCACGTGGGAACAGTTGGTGGACATCGCCATCCTCTGTGGCACCGACTTCAACGAGGGCATCTCCGGCGTCGGCCCGAAAACCGCGCTGAAAGGGGTCAAAGAACACGGCGACCTGTTCGGTGTCCTCGAAAAACGCGACGAAGACATCCCGAACGTGGATACCATCCGCGAGATGTTCCTCAATCCCGAGGTTACCGACGATTACGAGTTCGACGCCGAGATGAACCCCGACATCGACGCCGCCCGCGAGTACGTCACCGAAGAGTGGAAAGTACACGCCGACGAGGTGGAGCGCGGGTTCGAGCGAATCGAGGAGAGCACCACCCAGACCGGCCTCGACCAGTGGTCGTAG
- a CDS encoding DsbA family protein — translation MKTSRRTILGLVGTGLSVGAAGCSALSNNSSDPEQTADPSGTSGSDGGTTTSDVNLDDGSTTDEAGTDEESTEPEEIESPEGLYESASVPNDPSGFTYARMGAEDAPVTATVYGGWKCPYTQRFVFGFLGEIVQKYVEPGDVALEFRAVAYRDGEGFHGPDEPRAARAGLAVWHNDPDSYWDFFEYMFENRSGVDGWATTETLMRIAEAAGVENLDAIESEIEDGKYQQEIEQTMEKVYEVPISAVPRVVVDGEATAPTARPNRTIAQLDAALGRGPEPDETTTTTTTEDGSPTGEGSDETTTTDGTSGGTTTTTTDEATTTSDDSTTTTTEDTTTITTTSTTSE, via the coding sequence ATGAAGACGAGTCGGCGGACGATACTCGGCCTTGTCGGCACGGGACTGTCGGTTGGAGCGGCGGGTTGTTCAGCACTCTCGAACAACAGTTCGGATCCGGAGCAGACAGCCGACCCCAGCGGAACGTCAGGAAGTGACGGAGGGACGACGACGAGCGATGTGAATCTCGACGACGGATCGACAACGGACGAAGCGGGAACGGACGAGGAATCGACGGAACCCGAGGAAATCGAATCGCCGGAGGGACTCTACGAATCGGCGAGCGTTCCGAACGACCCGAGCGGATTCACCTACGCTCGGATGGGTGCCGAGGATGCCCCCGTCACGGCGACGGTTTACGGCGGGTGGAAATGTCCGTACACGCAACGGTTCGTCTTCGGGTTTTTGGGCGAAATCGTACAAAAATACGTCGAACCCGGCGACGTGGCTCTCGAATTTCGTGCCGTAGCCTACAGGGACGGCGAAGGATTCCACGGCCCCGACGAACCGCGCGCGGCGCGGGCCGGACTCGCAGTTTGGCACAACGACCCCGACTCCTACTGGGATTTCTTCGAATACATGTTCGAAAACAGAAGCGGGGTCGATGGCTGGGCGACGACGGAAACGCTCATGCGAATCGCGGAAGCGGCGGGCGTCGAAAACCTCGACGCAATCGAATCAGAAATCGAGGACGGAAAATACCAGCAGGAAATCGAACAGACGATGGAGAAGGTGTACGAAGTCCCGATTTCCGCTGTCCCCCGCGTCGTGGTCGATGGCGAGGCGACCGCACCGACGGCGCGTCCGAACCGGACGATTGCGCAGTTAGACGCCGCGCTCGGACGCGGGCCGGAACCCGACGAGACGACGACTACGACCACGACGGAAGACGGTTCGCCGACGGGCGAGGGTTCGGACGAAACGACGACAACCGACGGAACGAGCGGGGGAACGACCACGACGACAACTGACGAAGCCACCACGACGAGCGACGATTCTACGACAACCACCACAGAAGATACAACCACAATCACCACGACATCCACGACCTCCGAATAG
- a CDS encoding GNAT family N-acetyltransferase, with the protein MENTILGWPKDGPTLRLDYEVFSYAGKFVMSNSGKAVARQDDELVAAIAFNEDRTDDETVWLRYVTVRADRRGEGIGAELARFTTKKIHEKGYRGVKIAVNNPFAYQALYRAGFGWTEEETGIAELVLEHPAEQSKSTYQSGLDVFRDRDLSSDEESFLAEKKGSKPPSS; encoded by the coding sequence GTGGAAAATACGATACTGGGCTGGCCCAAGGACGGCCCGACCCTCCGCCTCGATTACGAGGTGTTCAGCTACGCGGGTAAGTTCGTGATGTCGAACTCCGGGAAGGCGGTCGCCCGGCAGGACGACGAACTCGTCGCGGCCATCGCGTTCAACGAAGACCGAACCGACGACGAAACCGTGTGGCTTCGGTACGTGACGGTTCGCGCCGACAGGCGCGGCGAAGGAATCGGGGCGGAACTCGCCCGGTTCACCACGAAAAAAATTCACGAGAAGGGTTACCGGGGCGTCAAAATCGCGGTGAACAACCCGTTCGCGTATCAGGCGCTCTATCGCGCCGGTTTCGGATGGACGGAAGAAGAAACCGGCATCGCCGAACTCGTGTTGGAACACCCGGCGGAGCAGTCGAAATCGACCTATCAGTCGGGCTTGGACGTGTTTCGTGACCGCGACCTTTCGTCTGACGAAGAGTCGTTTCTGGCCGAAAAGAAGGGGTCGAAACCGCCGTCTTCGTAA
- a CDS encoding class I SAM-dependent methyltransferase has translation MSNTDSNPYSAGDVGHFDRFARLYDFFSSPFDADILAEGLAQADRPIERVVDVAGGTGRAVRAIDADERIVLDASKKMLVQAHRRGLACVRGDASRLPLDSESVDAIVISDALHHIGDAEDALAEVERVLNPGGVLVIREFNPATIRGKLLVRGEHAIGMNSVFFTPEELTRMLAGAELVPHVRNRGFDYTVAGVKRTSGIT, from the coding sequence ATGTCGAACACCGATTCCAATCCGTATTCGGCCGGTGATGTAGGACATTTCGACCGATTTGCCCGACTGTACGATTTCTTCTCGTCACCCTTCGACGCCGATATTCTCGCGGAGGGGCTGGCACAGGCAGACCGTCCAATCGAGCGCGTGGTTGACGTTGCCGGAGGAACCGGGCGCGCAGTGAGGGCAATCGACGCCGACGAGCGAATCGTTCTCGACGCGTCGAAGAAGATGCTCGTGCAGGCACACAGGCGAGGCCTCGCCTGTGTGCGCGGAGATGCCTCCCGACTGCCGCTCGATTCCGAATCGGTGGACGCCATCGTCATTTCGGATGCACTCCATCATATCGGCGATGCAGAGGACGCGCTCGCGGAGGTGGAGCGCGTGCTGAATCCCGGCGGCGTCCTCGTTATTCGGGAGTTCAACCCGGCGACGATTCGAGGCAAACTGCTCGTCCGAGGCGAACACGCAATCGGCATGAACTCCGTCTTCTTCACGCCGGAAGAACTCACTCGGATGCTCGCGGGCGCGGAACTCGTGCCGCACGTCCGGAATCGTGGATTCGACTACACCGTCGCGGGCGTCAAACGCACATCGGGAATCACATAA
- a CDS encoding DUF3054 domain-containing protein: MSSVFATGRFDRSPATAGLVLGDLVVIIGLLWMGSLRHNTDPITSPLLFADTLAPFLIGWVVASLVLGTYSRRARRSLRDAALLGGGAWVVASLIGAGLRATSLFHGNSPLSFVLVVTGLGLVALVCWRGLAAAITP; the protein is encoded by the coding sequence ATGAGCAGTGTCTTTGCGACCGGGCGCTTCGACCGCTCCCCAGCCACCGCGGGACTTGTACTCGGCGATTTAGTAGTGATAATCGGACTCCTCTGGATGGGAAGCCTTCGACACAACACCGACCCGATAACGAGTCCACTGTTGTTCGCGGATACGCTCGCGCCGTTTCTCATCGGGTGGGTCGTCGCCTCGCTCGTGCTCGGCACGTACAGCAGACGTGCACGTCGGTCGCTCCGCGACGCCGCGCTCCTCGGCGGCGGGGCATGGGTCGTCGCATCGCTCATTGGTGCAGGACTACGAGCGACCTCGTTGTTCCACGGTAACTCGCCGCTTTCGTTCGTCCTCGTCGTCACCGGACTCGGACTCGTTGCACTCGTCTGTTGGCGCGGACTCGCGGCAGCGATCACACCGTAA
- a CDS encoding ornithine cyclodeaminase family protein, which yields MTDALFLSSDEVAGLATPDEYVDAVHEGYYQRGLGAPAKPRTTLPNADPAGMLTSYSAMLPETGAMGGYMYSAGFGAEDAWFMTPLFDAESGEPLALIDGASMNPFKTGAVGAVGVDALARENATKLGLIGSGAQARGQLKAAMTVRDIETVAVYSPTKESRESFAGEMNETLDASVAAVASSAAAVENADIVITATTASEPVFDGDLLEDGTHVTAMGQYHPKKRELDATTIERAKYVPDLRERATQDAGSFLAALDSGAVSEDHIHAELGEVVAGDAVGRESEDEITVFDSGGTGIETVASAYMLYEKALDEGLGSTISLSPASDALTGE from the coding sequence ATGACAGATGCACTGTTTCTTTCGAGCGACGAGGTTGCCGGACTGGCAACACCGGACGAATACGTCGATGCCGTCCACGAGGGCTACTACCAGCGAGGATTGGGTGCGCCCGCAAAACCGCGCACCACGCTCCCGAACGCCGACCCCGCGGGGATGCTGACGAGTTACTCCGCAATGCTACCCGAAACCGGAGCGATGGGTGGCTACATGTACTCCGCCGGATTCGGCGCGGAGGACGCGTGGTTCATGACGCCGCTGTTCGACGCCGAAAGCGGTGAACCACTCGCGCTCATCGACGGTGCGAGCATGAATCCGTTCAAAACCGGCGCGGTGGGCGCGGTCGGCGTGGACGCACTCGCCCGAGAAAATGCAACGAAACTCGGCCTCATCGGAAGCGGCGCACAGGCCCGCGGCCAGTTGAAAGCGGCGATGACCGTGCGCGACATCGAAACCGTCGCCGTCTACTCGCCGACCAAGGAAAGCAGGGAATCGTTCGCTGGCGAAATGAACGAAACCCTCGACGCCTCCGTCGCGGCCGTCGCCAGCAGCGCCGCCGCGGTCGAGAACGCGGACATCGTGATTACGGCGACCACCGCCAGCGAACCGGTTTTCGACGGCGACCTGTTGGAGGATGGCACCCACGTCACCGCGATGGGGCAGTACCATCCGAAAAAGCGCGAACTCGACGCGACCACCATCGAGCGCGCGAAATACGTCCCCGACCTGCGCGAGCGAGCGACGCAGGACGCCGGGTCGTTCCTCGCCGCGCTGGACTCGGGTGCCGTGAGCGAAGACCACATCCACGCGGAACTCGGCGAGGTGGTTGCGGGTGATGCAGTCGGACGGGAATCCGAGGACGAAATCACCGTCTTCGACAGCGGCGGAACTGGGATTGAAACCGTGGCGTCGGCGTATATGCTGTACGAGAAAGCGCTGGACGAGGGACTTGGCTCCACGATTTCCCTCTCGCCTGCGAGTGACGCGTTGACCGGCGAATAG
- a CDS encoding presenilin family intramembrane aspartyl protease PSH, with protein MNKRTRVLFASGLTVAIFLGVQLGALALVEPFESAGYQTVEDPSDPTNSLVYVGVILVFTAGMLAIMKLGVEWILRGVIIFTSGMLSLYVFSVIIPSAVEITVGGAPVNVVAWGAAAVVAIALAVHPEWYVIDSAGVVMGAGAAGLFGISFGLLPAILLLAVLAIYDAISVYGTEHMLTLASGVMDLKIPVVLVIPMSLSYSFIADTAQATSEGAVSPEDEPDESVEADEVDSPETDESEADSDTGDRDALFIGLGDAVMPTILVASAAFFSPADALVSGFALNLPALTAMIGTMIGLVTLLWLVLKGRAHAGLPLLNGGAIGGYLVGALASGISLSQALGLGGLTLA; from the coding sequence ATGAACAAACGAACGCGGGTGCTCTTTGCATCCGGGTTGACCGTCGCCATCTTCCTCGGGGTACAACTCGGGGCGCTGGCGCTGGTCGAACCGTTCGAATCTGCGGGCTATCAGACGGTCGAAGACCCCTCCGACCCGACCAACAGTCTCGTCTACGTCGGCGTCATCCTCGTCTTCACGGCGGGGATGCTCGCCATCATGAAACTCGGCGTCGAATGGATTCTCCGCGGCGTCATCATCTTCACGAGCGGAATGCTCTCGCTGTACGTCTTCAGCGTCATCATTCCCTCCGCGGTCGAGATAACGGTCGGCGGCGCGCCGGTCAACGTCGTCGCGTGGGGAGCCGCCGCAGTGGTCGCCATCGCCCTTGCAGTCCACCCCGAATGGTACGTCATCGACTCCGCAGGGGTCGTCATGGGCGCGGGTGCGGCGGGCCTGTTCGGCATCAGTTTCGGCCTGCTCCCGGCAATCCTCCTCCTCGCGGTGCTGGCCATCTACGACGCCATCAGCGTCTACGGAACAGAACACATGCTCACGCTCGCCTCCGGCGTGATGGACTTGAAAATCCCCGTTGTCCTCGTGATTCCGATGTCGCTCTCGTACTCGTTCATCGCGGACACCGCACAGGCGACCAGCGAAGGCGCGGTGTCGCCGGAGGACGAACCGGACGAATCGGTCGAAGCGGACGAAGTCGATTCTCCGGAAACGGACGAATCAGAGGCCGATTCGGACACGGGCGACCGCGACGCCCTCTTCATCGGACTGGGCGACGCCGTCATGCCGACCATCCTCGTTGCCAGCGCGGCGTTCTTCTCGCCCGCGGACGCCCTCGTCTCGGGATTCGCCCTCAATCTACCCGCGCTGACGGCCATGATTGGCACGATGATCGGATTGGTCACCCTGCTCTGGTTGGTGCTCAAAGGGCGCGCACACGCCGGACTGCCGCTGCTCAACGGCGGTGCAATCGGCGGCTACCTCGTCGGCGCGCTGGCCAGCGGAATTTCCCTCTCGCAGGCGCTCGGTTTGGGCGGCCTGACGCTTGCGTAA
- a CDS encoding BolA family protein, with translation MNADDVAELIESELEDADVTVTHPRGEHDEDHLAALVISPAFEGKSLVQQHQLVYDALGDHMTTDIHALELKTYTPEAYEG, from the coding sequence ATGAACGCGGACGATGTTGCGGAACTCATCGAATCGGAACTCGAAGACGCTGACGTGACGGTCACCCACCCGCGCGGGGAACACGACGAAGACCACCTCGCGGCCCTCGTGATTTCTCCTGCCTTTGAAGGGAAATCGCTGGTACAACAGCACCAACTGGTGTACGACGCGCTGGGCGACCACATGACGACGGACATCCACGCGCTCGAACTGAAAACGTACACGCCCGAAGCGTACGAGGGGTAA
- a CDS encoding class II fumarate hydratase has translation MSDEDYRIEEDSLGEMQVPADAYWGAQTQRAIQNFPISGITFGRRFIRALGVVKKAAAQANRDLGMIKEDEAEVIIQAADEVIAGKHDDQFPVDVFQTGSGTSSNMNANEVIANRAAEIYGSEVGSRDIHPNDHVNFGQSSNDVIPTAMHVSALEAVEKDVLPALDTLREALAEKEEEYDDVVKTGRTHLQDATPVRVGQEFGGYRTQVEKGLARIDHARDHLAELALGGTAVGTGLNTHPDFPELAAEYISEETNVEFREADNHFEAQAAHDAMAEAHGALRTVAGSLNKIANDLRLLASGPRNGLGEVDQPENQPGSSIMPGKINPVVAEAVNQMHKQVVGNDTAVEYGAAEGQIDLNLYKPVLAHNFLQSAELLSNSSTVFAEKFVGKLDIDVEHCETQVEQSMALATALNPHIGYDKASKAAKEALKEGKTVREVVVEKGYLSEDEADEIIDPEAMTHRGILGQDE, from the coding sequence ATGAGCGACGAAGATTATCGAATCGAGGAGGACAGCCTCGGGGAAATGCAGGTACCGGCCGACGCCTACTGGGGCGCACAGACCCAGCGCGCAATCCAGAACTTCCCAATCTCGGGAATCACCTTCGGACGACGGTTCATCCGCGCCCTCGGCGTTGTGAAGAAGGCCGCGGCGCAGGCAAACCGCGACCTCGGCATGATTAAGGAGGACGAAGCGGAGGTCATCATTCAGGCCGCCGATGAAGTCATCGCGGGCAAACACGACGACCAGTTCCCGGTTGACGTGTTCCAGACGGGCAGCGGCACGTCCTCGAACATGAACGCAAACGAGGTCATCGCCAACCGCGCCGCCGAAATCTACGGCAGCGAGGTCGGGTCGCGCGACATCCACCCGAACGACCACGTCAACTTCGGCCAGTCGAGCAACGATGTGATTCCGACCGCGATGCACGTCTCGGCGCTCGAAGCAGTCGAAAAAGACGTTCTTCCGGCGCTCGACACCCTCCGCGAAGCGCTCGCCGAGAAGGAAGAGGAGTACGACGACGTGGTGAAAACGGGACGCACGCACCTGCAGGACGCAACCCCGGTTCGCGTCGGCCAGGAGTTCGGCGGCTACCGAACCCAAGTCGAGAAGGGACTCGCCCGCATCGACCACGCACGCGACCACCTCGCCGAACTCGCCCTCGGCGGCACCGCGGTCGGAACCGGCCTGAACACCCATCCGGACTTCCCGGAACTCGCCGCGGAGTACATCAGCGAGGAAACCAACGTGGAATTCCGCGAGGCAGACAACCACTTCGAGGCGCAGGCCGCCCACGACGCGATGGCGGAAGCCCACGGCGCACTTCGGACGGTTGCTGGTTCGCTCAACAAAATCGCAAACGACCTCCGTCTGCTGGCCTCCGGCCCGCGAAACGGACTCGGAGAGGTTGACCAGCCCGAAAATCAGCCCGGCAGTTCCATCATGCCCGGCAAAATCAATCCGGTCGTCGCCGAGGCGGTCAACCAGATGCACAAGCAGGTCGTCGGCAACGACACCGCAGTCGAATACGGCGCGGCGGAAGGTCAAATTGACCTCAACCTGTATAAGCCGGTGTTAGCACACAACTTCCTCCAGTCCGCGGAACTCCTCTCGAACAGTAGCACCGTGTTCGCGGAGAAGTTCGTCGGCAAACTCGACATCGACGTGGAACACTGCGAGACGCAGGTCGAACAGAGCATGGCGCTCGCCACCGCGCTCAACCCGCACATCGGCTACGACAAGGCGTCGAAAGCGGCGAAAGAAGCCCTGAAAGAAGGAAAGACCGTCCGCGAAGTCGTCGTCGAAAAAGGCTACCTGAGCGAGGACGAAGCCGACGAAATCATCGACCCCGAAGCGATGACTCACCGGGGTATCCTCGGGCAGGACGAATAA
- a CDS encoding PH domain-containing protein, translating to METLNSRVRIVWFAGVLITTAFVGAVLFAVRRFVFDIAVWLPLALAVVIFVLGGIYTVFKYRVWRFEIRDDDLYLERGVFTRVTTVVPFVRVQHVDTQRGPIERLAGLGSVVVYTAGSRGADVTIPGLTPERASDLQRRLRNLAIESEYEDAV from the coding sequence ATGGAGACACTGAACTCCCGCGTCAGAATCGTCTGGTTCGCGGGCGTCCTCATCACGACAGCATTCGTCGGGGCGGTGCTGTTCGCGGTACGCCGATTCGTGTTCGATATTGCGGTTTGGCTCCCTCTCGCGCTCGCAGTCGTGATATTCGTTCTCGGCGGAATCTACACGGTTTTCAAATATCGCGTCTGGCGGTTCGAAATCCGCGACGATGATTTGTATCTCGAACGAGGCGTGTTCACTCGCGTTACGACGGTCGTTCCGTTCGTCCGAGTGCAGCACGTTGACACCCAACGCGGCCCCATCGAGCGATTGGCCGGACTCGGAAGCGTCGTCGTTTACACCGCCGGGTCGCGCGGCGCGGACGTGACGATTCCCGGTCTGACGCCCGAACGGGCGTCAGACCTCCAGCGCCGCCTTCGGAACCTCGCAATCGAAAGCGAGTACGAGGACGCGGTATGA